Proteins co-encoded in one Fusarium musae strain F31 chromosome 3, whole genome shotgun sequence genomic window:
- a CDS encoding hypothetical protein (EggNog:ENOG41), whose translation MSFDILVPSEREALGVTDTFFAAMDINLLMHAQFPNPESKEFFRGWLFRDTMDHVQSVDKGVLVARDPKTGKIASFAKWNVQRQQRSREMEEEEEADDDEFPDFCRRQYLGPYADLTKSKRDKVLGDKTYYHVTYLCTDPKFNGRGAASTLLRRVQAVASKENAPVILEATMNAVSFYQKHGFQVREELNMLLPVRGSDEPTENYEERVMVWTRD comes from the exons ATGTCATTCGATATTCTAGTTCCTTCTGAGAGAGAGGCCCTTGGTGTCACCGACACCTTCTTTGCCGCCATGGACATCAACCTGTTGATGCACGCACAATTTCCCAACCCTGAGAGTAAGGAATTTTTCCGAGGCTGGCTTTTCAGAGATACTATGGATCATGTCCAAAGCGTCGACAAGGGTGTTCTCGTTGCACGCGACCCAAAGACCGGGAAAATAGCGAGTTTCGCTAAGTGGAACGTTCAGCGGCAACAGCGGTCGcgagaaatggaagaagaagaggaagccgatgatgatgagttccCAGACTTCTGCCGCCGTCAATACCTTGGCCCCTACGCGGATCTTACTAAGAGTAAGAGAGACAAGGTCCTGGGTGACAAGACTTATTACC ATGTGACATATCTATGCACAGATCCCAAGTTCAATGGCCGAGGGGCTGCGTCGACTTTGCTTCGTCGAGTGCAGGCTGTGGCCTCCAAGGAGAATGCACCAGTTATTCTCGAGGCTACCATGAATGCGGTCTCGTTTTACCAAAAGCATGGCTTCCAGGTCCGAGAAGAGCTAAATATGCTGCTCCCAGTTCGTGGTTCAGATGAACCAACTGAAAACTACGAAGAGAGGGTCATGGTTTGGACACGAGACTGA
- a CDS encoding hypothetical protein (EggNog:ENOG41): protein MAPKKDGKATGAPEGFTSERFEKELKELATKAQEDTFAKRFMGQALVYLQTLLLLGLLGIASSASQLNLSPIFGSIPSAVTHTTALKAACFIGWAGNLMLRMVLPMSTSQLLPVIALNIPAIQFLLGTFTDRLGSWWGPLIIEGFTLFPLAIVSAASVADVLEDADLSALPKFVADAAPGIVSWGLFRLAENQSMEKLQGVIGSTFVFTRVGIELVLGAVYAIMAPSKYLVLAIPALLHTAVLNAHVMTPMATDALNSTLTAQNWTLLERRESLTGYVSVIESLERGYRVMRCDHSLLGGQWVQLNGRRVSEPIYGVFVMLEAVRLVEREAPLPDSEASALVIGLGIGTTPSAFVSHGIDTTVVEIDPVVYEFAQKYFDLRENKPAAVADAVSYTADLVKQSKTYDYIVHDVFTGGAEPVDLFTLEFLQGLGDLLKDDGVIAINYAGDFGLPTPQLIYRTIKKVFPSCRIFRESPRDEANVEKWGSDFTNMVIFCRKTPGEVTFRNPKQKDFLRSQVRQALLLPKYEIKEQVFLEDEATDVLNKNETSKVTKWHQDSAAGHWKIMRSVLPGMIWEQW, encoded by the exons ATGGCCCCCAAAAAGGATGGCAAGGCGACTGGCGCGCCTGAGGGCTTCACTTCGGAACGGTTTGAAAAGGAACTCAAGGAACTTGCGACTAAGGCCCAGGAAGATACTTTTGCGAAGCGGTTCATGGGTCAAGCGCTTGTTTACTTGCAGACTCTTTTGCTCCTTGGCTTGTTGGGTATCGCGTCGAGTGCGTCGCAGCTCAACCTGTCCCCTATCTTTGGGTCCATCCCTTCTGCTGTCACGCATACAACTGCGCTCAAGGCAGCTTGCTTCATTGGTTGGGCCGGCAATCTGATGCTCCGCATGGTTCTTCCTATGTCGACTTCTCAGCTTCTCCCAGTCATCGCCCTTAATATCCCGGCTATCCAGTTTCTTCTCGGGACCTTCACTGACCGTCTTGGCTCTTGGTGGGGTCCTCTCATCATCGAGGGTTTCACCTTGTTCCCCCTGGCCATCGTTTCGGCAGCCTCCGTGGCCGATGTTCTTGAGGATGCTGACCTGAGCGCACTGCCCAAATTCGTTGCAGATGCGGCGCCTGGCATTGTCTCTTGGGGTCTGTTTAGACTGGCTGAGAACCAGTCCATGGAGAAGCTCCAGGGTGTTATTGGAAGCACCTTTGTCTTTACTCGTGTTGGTATTGAACTTGTCTTGGGGGCTGTCTATGCTATCATGGCACCGTCCAAGTATCTCGTCTTGGCTATTCCTGCGCTGTTGCACACAGCGGTCTTGAACGCCCACGTTATGACACCCATGGCCACCGATGCTCTTAACAGCACCTTGACAGCCCAGAATTGGACACTGTTGGAACGCCGCGAGTCGTTGACTGGCTATGTGTCAGTCATCGAGAGCCTGGAGAGAGGTTATCGTGTAATGCGCTGTGATCATAGTCTTCTTGGAGGTCAGTGGGTTCAGCTCAATGGTCGAAGAGTGTCCGAGCCGATTTACGGTGTTTTCGTCATGCTTGAAGCTGTCCGCCTTGTTGAGCGGGAGGCTCCCCTGCCTGACAGCGAAGCTAGCGCCCTTGTCAT TGGCCTTGGTATTGGGACTACCCCTTCTGCCTTTGTTTCTCATGGCATTGACACTAccgttgttgagattgatcCAGTAGTTTATGAGTTCGCTCAAAAATATTTTGATCTTCGGGAGAACAAacctgctgctgttgccgaTGCTGTCTCTTATACGGCTGACTTGGTGAAGCAATCCAAGACCTATGACTACATTGTTCACGATGTGTTCACTGGCGGTGCAGAGCCTGTTGACCTCTTCACCCTCGAGTTTCTCCAAGGATTGGGAGACTTGCTGAAGGATGATGGAGTCATTGCTATT AACTATGCTGGTGACTTTGGTCTGCCTACACCTCAGCTCATCTACCGCACCATCAAGAAGGTTTTCCCCTCCTGCCGTATCTTCCGTGAGAGTCCACGAGACGAGGCCAACGTTGAGAAGTGGGGAAGCGACTTCACTAACATGGTCATCTTCTGCCGCAAGACGCCCGGAGAGGTCACCTTCCGCAATCCCAAGCAAAAGGATTTTCTCCGAAGCCAAGTTCGTCAGGCTTTGCTACTGCCCAAGTATGAGATCAAGGAGCAGGTcttccttgaagatgaggctACGGATGTCCTCAACAAGAACGAAACAAGCAAGGTTACCAAGTGGCATCAGGACAGCGCTGCTGGACACTGGAAGATCATGCGATCTGTGCTCCCTGGAATGATCTGGGAGCAGTGGTAG
- a CDS encoding hypothetical protein (EggNog:ENOG41): protein MSPQSSAPVHRTAPIAIAPKPPRPEPSAYRQDSFHRLEMGHGVASSAPVEGSSFNASSIPPCLSCRYSRVNCILNDDDDCCIQCQAAGSECSLSSSPQSRKRKLHGEASDDIIGKRSSPGLASRRRNHNSSLSSTAASSSFLEEMANVGGPTMLKRTLGLQDDRYSQYIGPTTDFEPSLINLSSFDPHDESLLSRGTLRKVSEHDTFLMLPDSSTPGHEHVTQDADHVESIVAPHGRRLIDIYFRVVHPGFPIIQKHVFMEKYERSYREFSPPLLAAVYILAINWWDQSEELAGLPRPNVRELESIVRTTLDEATFRPKLSTIQAGLLLSQRPEGDQWAPTAQLVALGHELGLHLDCTGWKIPPWEKGLRKRLAWALYMQDKWGALVHGRPSHIFATNWGVQPLTANDFPDVEWDENDPEEKLDIEKGRVLFTRVVQLSEILSEILDTFYTLQAMNTVANAGKQGTQLVLSLAKPIQLKLKEWYGGLPQLIRLDSSYSSLNPSSNRLSSIGYLHLAYFAAEITLHRRIIRSLASPSSSVDSYVQHICRSAAKARLISAMDFVNRLGPNHLRSFWYFASKTNFALIGTFGSLLWATSPGREEADWYRRRLGEYRWTLSVSSKPGEGKGLTEFAMTMLDISTGLLKQLPEKPSMSRNGSHADLSVSAPPIFSGGILDSLGSRPSAPEMSAMYSPRTDDEEDEEEIDSSDDDMEDYPTRM, encoded by the exons ATGTCTCCCCAGTCTTCAGCCCCGGTCCACAGGACGGCGCCTATCGCCATTGCTCCTAAACCTCCTCGGCCAGAGCCATCTGCTTATCGCCAGGACAGCTTCCATAGGCTCGAGATGGGTCACGGAGTCGCCAGCTCTGCACCGGTTGAGGGTTCATCCTTCAACGCCTCCTCCATCCCACCCTGTCTATCATGTCGGTACTCTCGCGTCAACTGCATCCttaacgacgacgacgactgCTGCATCCAGTGCCAAGCTGCGGGCTCCGAATGTTCCCTTTCATCCAGCCCTCAGTCCCGCAAAAGGAAGCTTCACGGTGAGGCTAGTGATGATATTATCGGGAAAAGAAG TTCACCGGGTCTCGCATCTAGGCGACGAAACCATAACTCCAGCCTTTCCAGCACCGCCGCTAGCAGCTCGTTCCTAGAGGAGATGGCCAATGTTGGCGGCCCGACCATGCTTAAACGTACGCTCGGCCTCCAGGATGACCGCTACAGCCAGTACATTGGTCCTACTACAGATTTTGAACCTtcactcatcaacctctcctCCTTTGATCCCCATGACGAAAGTCTACTATCAAGAGGCACTCTTCGCAAAGTCAGCGAACACGATACTTTCTTGATGCTTCCTGACTCCAGCACTCCAGGACACGAACATGTGACGCAAGACGCCGATCATGTCGAATCCATCGTGGCTCCCCATGGCAGACGTCTCATCGACATATACTTTCGAGTCGTGCACCCAGGATTTCCTATCATCCAAAAACATGTCTTCATGGAAAAGTATGAAAGATCTTACCGAGAATTTTCACCACCATTACTAGCAGCTGTATACATCCTTGCAATCAATTGGTGGGATCAAAGTGAGGAACTGGCTGGCTTGCCACGACCCAATGTCAGAGAGCTCGAGAGCATCGTCCGTACAactcttgatgaagccacTTTTCGACCCAAGCTTTCGACTATTCAAGCCGGTCTACTTCTTTCCCAGAGGCCCGAGGGTGACCAGTGGGCCCCTACCGCCCAACTTGTCGCACTCGGTCATGAATTGGGGTTGCACCTGGATTGTACTGGTTGGAAAATACCACCGTGGGAGAAGGGCCTGAGGAAACGATTGGCTTGGGCACTTTACATGCAGGACAAATGGGGTGCCCTCGTTCACGGGCGGCCATCACACATTTTTGCTACTAACTGGGGTGTTCAGCCTCTAACAGCAAATGATTTCCCTGACGTCGAATGGGACGAGAACGACCCGGAGGAGAAACTCGATATTGAGAAGGGAAGGGTGTTGTTTACACGAGTAGTACAACTTTCGGAAATACTCTCTGAAATTCTGGACACGTTCTATACTCTCCAAGCCATGAACACGGTTGCAAATGCAGGTAAACAAGGAACGCAGCTCGTTCTGTCGCTCGCGAAACCCATTCAGCTCAAGTTGAAGGAGTGGTATGGAGGTCTACCACAATTAATTCGCCTCGACTCTTCATACTCCTCCCTTAACCCTTCATCAAACAGGTTGTCGAGTATTGGATATCTCCATCTGGCATACTTTGCGGCCGAAATTACGCTCCATCGACGAATCATCCGATCACTGGCTTCTCCATCTAGCTCTGTCGACTCGTACGTGCAGCACATCTGTCGCAGTGCCGCCAAAGCACGCCTCATCTCTGCCATGGACTTTGTCAACAGACTTGGACCCAACCATTTGCGCTCGTTTTGGTACTTCGCTTCCAAGACTAACTTTGCGTTGATTGGTACATTTGGATCTCTCCTTTGGGCAACATCACCTGGGCGCGAGGAAGCGGATTGGTATCGAAGACGTTTGGGAGAGTATAGATGGACTCTGTCAGTTAGCTCCAAACCTGGGGAAGGCAAGGGTTTGACTGAGTTTGCGATGACAATGTTGGATATTTCCACAGGGTTGCTCAAGCAGCTTCCTGAAAAACCCTCCATGAGTAGGAATGGAAGTCATGCAGATCTTTCGGTTTCCGCGCCACCCATTTTCAGTGGTGGGATTCTTGACAGCTTGGGCAGCAGGCCAAGTGCGCCAGAAATGAGTGCCATGTATAGTCCACGGAcggatgacgaggaagacgaggaggagatagACAGCAGTGACGACGACATGGAAGACTATCCTACACGGATGTAA
- a CDS encoding hypothetical protein (EggNog:ENOG41) translates to MLGKFLVAALAVIGGVNPVEAQQQNIFVTGVPVTGGAAVPARKNINDMQKAGGPAWDLYMRAVRSMYDAKETDWKSYFQVGGIHGKPFIQWNGGGGRSGNGWPGYCPHGESIFLTWHRPYVLLYEQILVEHAKRLANLYPSKYRKQYVDAANNLRAAYWDWAIDGIPAILTQQNVAVKVPNGSGLKTINMKNPLYTYNFPKDALNNKYGSWDDEHRVRIYHCPAPDSFPSSANKLLRQRPYKQWVYDVMTRPTTFNQFASTGANGASLEQIHNAIHWDASCAGQFLATEFSGFDPIFWLHHANVDRLWAYWQAMHPSQSTFTGSYSGGARYSTPQGTRITPSSPLNPFYKSRGNFHTSDSVKSIKGFGYTYAGLEYWHMSASQLSSSARTTINRLYGSGSSRRRDVEERGLIEERAGANTTRYFANVQLDVTEVERPAQVNVYVSGKLVGGLVVMRQPAEGIIHGSFSADQAADAPQLLAACSPTKVADAVTSGLQVEIVKLDGSKIDISTVPSLKLSLDDVAYTPPAAEDDLPVYGTPRTQPAKAVALTNAKALKAVAACANKLPSFNPPV, encoded by the exons ATGCTGGGCAAGTTCCTAGTCGCCGCTCTCGCGGTCATCGGCGGTGTCAACCCCGTCGAGGCTCAGCAGCAAAACATTTTCGTTACTGGTGTCCCCGTCACTGGTGGAGCTGCTGTTCCTGCTCGAAAGAACATCAATGACATGCAGAAAGCTGGCGGCCCCGCCTG GGACCTTTACATGCGAGCCGTCCGCTCCATGTACGATGCCAAGGAGACTGACTGGAAGTCCTACTTCCAGGTTGGCGGTATTCACGGAAAGCCCTTCATTCAGTGGaacggtggtggtggtcgaAGCGGCAATGGCTGGCCCGGATACTGCCCTCACGGTGAGAGCATCTTCCTGACATGGCACCGTCCCTACGTTCTGCTCTACGAGCAGATCCTCGTCGAGCATGCCAAGCGCCTTGCCAACCTCTACCCCTCCAAGTACCGCAAGCAGTACGTTGATGCAGCCAACAACCTGCGTGCTGCATACTGGGATTGGGCCATCGATGGCATTCCCGCTATCCTCACCCAGCAGAATGTCGCCGTCAAGGTTCCCAACGGCAGCGGCCTAAAGACCATCAACATGAAGAACCCCCTTTACACTTACAACTTTCCCAAGGACgccctcaacaacaagtACGGATCATGGGACGACGAGCACCGCGTTCGCATCTACCACTGCCCCGCTCCCGATAGCTTCCCTTCAAGTGCCAACAAGCTCCTCCGCCAGCGACCTTACAAGCAATGGGTCTACGATGTCATGACCCGACCTACCACCTTCAACCAGTTCGCTTCCACCGGTGCCAACGGTGCTTCTCTCGAGCAGATTCACAACGCCATTCACTGGGATGCTTCTTGCGCCGGCCAGTTCCTCGCCACCGAGTTCTCTGGCTTTGACCCCATCTTCTGGCTGCACCACGCCAACGTCGACCGTCTCTGGGCTTACTGGCAGGCTATGCACCCTAGCCAGTCTACTTTCACCGGCTCTTACTCTGGTGGTGCCCGTTACTCTACTCCCCAAGGCACCCGCATCACTCCCAGCTCTCCTCTCAACCCCTTCTACAAATCCAGGGGTAACTTCCACACCTCTGACAGTGTTAAGAGCATCAAGGGTTTCGGTTACACCTACGCTGGACTCGAGTACTGGCACATGTCTGCTAGCCAGCTCTCTAGCTCCGCCCGAACCACCATCAACCGTCTCTATGGCAGCGGTTCTTCCCGCCGtcgtgatgttgaggagcgTGGCCTGATTGAGGAGCGTGCTGGTGCCAACACCACCCGTTACTTTGCCAATGTCCAGCTCGATGTCACTGAGGTTGAGCGACCTGCTCAGGTCAACGTCTACGTCTCCGGAAAGCTCGTTGGTGGTCTCGTCGTTATGCGACAGCCTGCTGAGGGTATCATCCACGGTTCCTTCTCCGCTGACCAAGCTGCCGATGCCCCTCAGCTTCTTGCTGCCTGCTCTCCTACCAAGGTTGCCGATGCCGTTACCAGCGGCCTCCAGGTTGAGATTGTCAAGCTCGACGGCTCCAAGATTGACATCAGCACCGTCCCCAGCTTGAAGCTCAGCCTCGACGATGTTGCCTACACTCCTCCTGCCGCTGAGGATGACCTCCCCGTTTACGGTACTCCTCGCACCCAGCctgccaaggctgttgcCCTCACCAACGCCAAGGCCCTCAAGGCCGTCGCCGCTTGTGCCAACAAGCTTCCTTCTTTCAACCCTCCTGTCTAA